One stretch of Streptomyces hygroscopicus DNA includes these proteins:
- a CDS encoding sugar ABC transporter substrate-binding protein: MHPTRKAALTAIALLAVATAGCEPGAASTSSHRSSAEPGCPTALTRAKQAVKKAEAADAPWKGPTTGPEAAGHGKSVVFIAHDLSNPGAAGVAQGVQEAATLLRWSARTLNGQGTPAGYRSAFKKALALKPDGIAIAGFDTGSVADEIEQAKAAGIPVVGWHAAPTPGPDGDPELFSNVTTRVEDVAKISADWIIARSGGRAGVVLFTDATVPFAKHKSDLIKKELATCSDVKLLSYQNMPIPEVNKRAIGEVRSLLSRYGDKWTYSAAINDLYFRHTAAALRAAGKDGAGAPFNIGAGDGDPSAFQRVNGERFQAATVPEPLTEQGWQIVDEFNRAFADKPASGYVPPVHITTAANSGGALSWDSEGYRQAYRKIWGK; the protein is encoded by the coding sequence GTGCACCCCACCCGCAAGGCGGCCCTGACGGCCATCGCGCTGCTGGCCGTGGCCACCGCCGGCTGCGAGCCCGGCGCCGCCTCCACCTCGTCCCACCGGAGCTCCGCCGAGCCCGGCTGCCCGACCGCCCTCACCAGAGCCAAACAAGCCGTCAAGAAGGCGGAGGCCGCCGACGCCCCCTGGAAGGGCCCCACCACCGGGCCCGAGGCGGCCGGTCACGGCAAGAGCGTCGTCTTCATCGCCCATGACCTCTCCAACCCCGGTGCCGCCGGAGTCGCCCAGGGCGTCCAGGAAGCCGCCACCCTCCTGCGGTGGAGCGCCCGCACCCTCAACGGGCAGGGCACGCCCGCCGGTTACCGCTCCGCCTTCAAGAAGGCTCTGGCGCTGAAGCCGGACGGCATCGCCATCGCCGGTTTCGACACCGGCAGCGTCGCCGACGAGATCGAGCAGGCCAAGGCGGCGGGCATTCCGGTGGTCGGCTGGCACGCCGCCCCGACCCCCGGCCCCGACGGGGACCCCGAGCTGTTCAGCAACGTGACCACCCGGGTCGAGGACGTCGCGAAGATCAGCGCCGACTGGATCATCGCCCGCTCGGGCGGCCGCGCGGGGGTGGTGCTCTTCACCGACGCCACGGTCCCCTTCGCCAAGCACAAGTCGGACCTGATCAAGAAGGAGCTGGCCACCTGCTCCGACGTCAAGCTGCTGAGCTACCAGAACATGCCGATACCCGAGGTCAACAAGCGCGCCATCGGGGAAGTCCGTTCCCTGCTCTCCCGCTACGGGGACAAGTGGACCTACTCGGCCGCCATCAACGACCTGTACTTCCGCCACACCGCAGCCGCCCTGCGCGCCGCGGGCAAGGACGGGGCGGGCGCCCCGTTCAACATCGGCGCGGGGGACGGCGATCCGTCGGCCTTCCAGCGCGTCAACGGCGAGCGGTTCCAGGCCGCCACGGTGCCCGAGCCCCTCACCGAACAGGGCTGGCAGATCGTCGACGAGTTCAACCGGGCCTTCGCCGACAAGCCCGCCAGCGGATACGTCCCCCCGGTGCACATCACCACCGCCGCCAACAGCGGCGGGGCGCTGTCCTGGGACTCCGAGGGCTATCGGCAGGCCTACCGCAAGATCTGGGGCAAGTAG